From a single Ischnura elegans chromosome 7, ioIscEleg1.1, whole genome shotgun sequence genomic region:
- the LOC124162993 gene encoding protein krueppel-like, with the protein MVYVGRENGVRKRRGGHQPILPRPESGTEKMNVQWCLVGLVSVGDRRPQSCTAAMKESPPPAHASMGDALRLPSPASSDSDLHAASSRHSSAVAAAAAAAAAFSGLPLLPPHLLRGAPASLLAASTRAALMALPPGLTPPQLPDPSTGGVPVSLHATLASGPALFPHAPRALFDWRNGSDTGKQALAPAPSPPVAHAAPVNKKRSNGRICRSGKRAAGKVELEPTTIDLGTPVTSLPSPPTSGSSPPSNGSSEGSEGVGGGGRGRRAASSTTSSTPQQPASSATAPLDPSKDKVFVCGICQRSFGYKHVLQNHERTHTGEKPFECRECHKRFTRDHHLKTHMRLHTGEKPYHCTHCDRQFVQVANLRRHLRVHTGERPYACELCSSRFSDSNQLKAHTLIHKGEKPFGCGRCSGRFRRRHHLLHHKCPRGGGGEGLEEGDVHMMDEDDEDDEEDEESVTSASPAPSEAPKRRRGGGVGGVGGRGSRARGGGRRQPLPPSSSPDDLEDDEDEDEMELMEEDGGSSGKCPEDEEEDEEEDDLHDRKSNAKQQRLLKRRERKSRDIRRVIRIPSATPPAEVSPAAALQHIPEQTEPEDLSVRKVKSELERGPSPVDAPWPSSSSSAASPHGDQRLSSSRSEEEDEEMVDEKPSSSDILASLQNGSAGASPGSGTFLAPAHYRHHLKFRRHHHPALHPLHHHHVRHHQNGSAPVS; encoded by the exons ATGGTTTACGTAGGGAGGGAAAATGGAGTGAGAAAAAGACGAGGAGGGCATCAGCCGATCCTTCCGCGACCGGAATCGGGTACCGAGAAAATGAACGTGCAGTGGTGCTTGGTCG GCCTCGTCAGCGTTGGTGACCGCCGTCCGCAGTCGTGCACCGCCGCCATGAAGGAGTCTCCGCCTCCGGCCCACGCGTCCATGGGCGACGCCCTCCGCCTCCCCTCGCCCGCCTCCTCCGACTCGGACCTGCACGCCGCCTCCTCCCGGCATTCGAGCGCTGTGGCTGCCGCGGCCGCAGCCGCTGCCGCCTTCTCCGGCCTGCCTCTCCTACCACCGCACCTCCTGCGAGGCGCGCCCGCTTCCCTGCTCGCCGCGTCCACGCGGGCCGCACTCATGGCCCTGCCCCCTGGACTCACGCCGCCCCAGCTGCCCGACCCCTCCACGGGCGGAGTGCCCGTCAGCCTGCACGCCACCCTCGCCTCCGGACCCGCGCTCTTCCCGCACGCTCCAAG GGCCCTCTTCGATTGGCGAAACGGCAGCGACACGGGGAAGCAGGCCCTAGCCCCGGCCCCGTCACCACCCGTCGCCCACGCCGCACCCGTCAACAAGAAGCGATCCAACGGACGGATCTGCCGCAGCGGCAAGAGGGCCGCCGGTAAAGTGGAGCTCGAGCCCACGACCATCGACCTGGGCACCCCAGTCACCAGCCTCCCGTCCCCACCCACCTCCGGCTCCTCCCCGCCCTCCAACGGATCCTCGGAGGGCTCAGAAGGCGTTGGGGGCGGTGGCCGGGGGCGCAGGGCCGCCTCCTCCACCACCTCGTCCACCCCTCAACAACCAGCCAGCAGCGCCACCGCGCCCCTGGACCCTTCCAAGGACAAGGTGTTCGTGTGCGGCATCTGCCAGCGCTCCTTCGGCTACAAGCACGTGCTGCAGAACCACGAGCGGACCCACACGGGGGAGAAGCCGTTCGAGTGCCGCGAGTGCCACAAGCGCTTCACCCGGGACCACCACCTCAAGACGCACATGCGACTCCACACGGGCGAAAAACCATACCACTGCACCCACTGCGACCGCCAATTCGTGCAGGTGGCCAACCTGCGCCGCCACCTCCGCGTCCACACGGGCGAGAGGCCGTACGCGTGCGAGCTCTGCTCCTCCCGCTTCTCCGACTCGAACCAGCTCAAGGCCCACACGCTCATCCACAAGGGGGAGAAGCCGTTCGGGTGCGGGAGGTGCTCGGGCAGGTTCCGCCGCAGGCACCACCTCCTGCACCACAAGTGTCCGAGAGGCGGCGGAGGAGAGGGTCTGGAGGAAGGCGACGTGCACATGATGGACGAGGACGATGAGGATGATGAGGAGGACGAGGAGTCGGTGACGTCCGCGTCTCCCGCGCCCTCCGAGGCCCCCAAGAGGCGGAGAGGGGGCGGTGTGGGCGGTGTGGGCGGAAGGGGATCGAGGGCCCGAGGGGGCGGAAGGAGGCAGCCCCtgccaccctcctcctccccggACGACCTCGAGGACGACGAGGACGAAGACGAGATGGAGTTGATGGAAGAGGATGGAGGTTCCTCCGGAAAGTGCCCGGAAGACGAAGAGGAAGACGAGGAGGAGGACGATCTGCACGACCGGAAATCCAACGCCAAACAGCAGCGCTTGCTCAAGCGGAGAGAACGCAAATCTCGAGACATCCGGAGGGTCATCCGGATCCCTAGCGCGACGCCGCCGGCGGAGGTATCTCCCGCCGCCGCCCTGCAGCACATCCCGGAGCAGACCGAGCCGGAGGACCTCTCGGTGCGGAAGGTGAAGAGCGAGTTGGAGCGGGGTCCCTCCCCGGTCGACGCCCCGTGGCCGTCGTCATCGTCTTCGGCGGCGTCGCCGCACGGAGATCAGAGGCTGTCGTCTTCGAGGTccgaggaggaggacgaggagaTGGTGGACGAGAAGCCCTCGTCCTCCGACATCCTGGCCAGCCTGCAGAACGGAAGCGCCGGCGCCTCGCCGGGGAGCGGCACCTTCTTGGCGCCCGCGCACTACCGGCATCACCTCAAGTTCCGGCGTCACCACCACCCGGCCCTGCATCCCCTGCACCACCACCACGTGAGGCATCACCAAAATGGTTCGGCACCCGTATCCTAG